In a genomic window of Hyla sarda isolate aHylSar1 chromosome 2 unlocalized genomic scaffold, aHylSar1.hap1 SUPER_2_unloc_2, whole genome shotgun sequence:
- the LOC130298371 gene encoding uncharacterized protein LOC130298371: protein MELKGLGFVPLLLAFWCAAWLATSYIMTVVLGHAASPLMSISDVGNFFPESILFRIGFIGTSIGTLVLTFLIYKYMVMHTEEFRGHQVLIQRILLAIVWASCFSTAVMHVLSPEEYPRIHFVSTIISITCEALYYLGQSIQMYKLPGAKKVIHHSRCTCCGLTFACVVFYFGYETLKELFHNDEDWDEIREIPIIIIEWVMLLLILINIVTYYSTMQRILLTVSRNSCTLSLRVKIDDFGV from the exons atggagctaaaaggactggggttcgtcccactcctgttggcgttttggtgtgcggcctggcttgccaccagctacatcatgacggtcgtcctcggccatgcagcctcgccactgatgagcatcag tgacgtgggaaatttctttcctgaaagcatattattcagaattggattcatagggacgtccattggcactttggtactaacctttcttatttataagtatatggttatgcatactgaagagttcaggggtcatcaggtcctgatccagaggatcctgctggccattgtgtgggcctcctgtttttccacagctgttatgcatgtattgtcccccgaagaatatcccaggatacactttgtcagcacgataatttccattacatgtgaagccttatactaccttgggcagtccatccagatgtataaattaccaggagcaaaaaaagtcatccaccatagtagatgcacctgctgtggcctgacttttgcctgtgtagttttctattttggatatgaaacattaaaggaattattccataatgatgaagactgggacgagatccgtgaaatccccatcataatcatcgagtgggtgatgcttctactgatcctgataaacatcgtgacctattattccaccatgcagaggatattgttgaccgtctccagaaacagctgcacactctctcttagagtaaaaattgatgacttcggggtgtag